A region of Necator americanus strain Aroian chromosome I, whole genome shotgun sequence DNA encodes the following proteins:
- a CDS encoding hypothetical protein (NECATOR_CHRI.G953.T1) gives MSWITKVTDFAEKAEDLLNRLDQSTGDVIHNQKVRSSGSKPARSSSYAQLRNENEDSEVHTEELGRSGPSLPSRTHSEFAVPRRRTNERGVVAERDQRGNDLMAMLNEDVIHDMEETRSRRSSGDRSVLSAQTAQSSTYEQAQDVSQMKSQLWAKETQIVAMKTKISELERKLAKRSEELFELKAEKEMVEQKLAQHVNVDSVEELKIARKKTQEQCDLLLEECAQLRRKCMAQEEEVRAMGEQLRLAKFNLNENKKEFDQYKEKAQKILQAKEKLVDSLKSEQNMNDSADRPGHLVQAELEEMRVERDLARADLESAQLMVYNLRSEIDEMENQLREEQGKQTEQRKQYLEEKQSWHATVALLNEKVDCARIESEFQKQEMRRQSEEFAKKLELQEAELRKNVQDQRARRREEELSRGTDGLSLGERLLQKQIELEEALKNNQILALKLERLQKAPRETVIPIDPPSTSLSVQHPAAKQAVTAVDSVIFRLISVLRNYPAARLFLAVYFVLLHLWVFFIVLTYTPEVHDYADKLPGGAGSVLSKT, from the exons ATGTCATGGATAACGAAAGTAACTGATTTTGCCGAAAAAGCCGAGGATCTGCTAAATCGACTTGACCAGTCTACTGGTGATGTTATTCACAATCAAAAAGTTCGATCGTCTGGGTCAAAACCAGCTCGAAGCTCTTCATATGCTCAGCTAAGGAACGag AATGAAGATTCGGAAGTGCACACGGAAGAATTAGGTCGCAGTGGCCCATCACTCCCTTCTCGAACACATTCCGAATTTGCTGTACCCAGACGGAGAACTAATGAGAG GGGTGTAGTTGCGGAACGTGACCAACGTGGAAATGACTTGATGGCTATGCTCAATGAAGATGTAATTCATGACATGGAGGAGACACGAAGTCGTAGGTCAAGTGGGGATCGGAGTGTGCTATCCGCTCAGACCGCACAAAGTTCTACCTACG AACAAGCACAGGATGTTTCTCAGATGAAATCACAATTATGGGCGAAGGAAACACAAATAGTCGCAATGAAGACGAAAATTTCG GAACTGGAACGAAAGTTGGCGAAGCGAAGTGAAGAACTTTTTGAGTTAAAAGCTGAGAAGGAAATGGTTGAGCAGAAGCTAGCTCAGCATGTTAACGTAGACAGCGTTGAAGAGTTGAAAATTGCCAG gaaaaaaacgcaGGAACAGTGTGATCTTCTTCTTGAAGAGTGTGCCCAATTGAGGCGGAAGTGTATGGCCCAAGAAGAGGAAGTCCGTGCAATGGGTGAACAG CTTCGCCTTGCCAAATTCAATCTtaatgagaacaaaaaagaatttgatcaGTACAAGGAAAAGGCACAGAAAATACTTCAGGCAAAGGAGAAACTTGTGGATTCTCTGAAAAGCGAG CAAAATATGAATGATTCTGCAGATCGCCCAGGGCATCTTGTGCAGGCTGAACTCGAAGAGATGAGGGTTGAGAG GGATCTCGCACGCGCTGACTTAGAATCAGCGCAATTAATGGTGTATAATTTGCGATCGGAGATTGACGAAATGGAAAACCAGCTTAGAGAAGAACAG GGGAAACAAACAGAACAGCGGAAACAGTATCTAGAGGAAAAACAAAGCTGGCATGCGACAGTGGCTTTGCTTAATGAGAAAGTGGATTGTGCCAG GATTGAAAGTGAGTTCCAGAAACAGGAGATGAGGAGGCAAAGCGAAGAATTTGCTAAGAAGCTAGAATTACAAGAAGCGGAGCTCAGGAAGAATGTGCAGGATCAGAGAGCGAG GAGACGGGAAGAAGAGCTCAGTCGTGGAACCGATGGACTTTCGTTGGGCGAACGTCTTCTCCAGAAACAAATAGAACTTGAAGAAGCGCTGAAAAACAACCAAATTCTTGCATTGAAGTTGGAGAGATTGCAA AAAGCACCTCGTGAAACCGTAATACCGATAGATCCTCCGTCTACCTCGCTCTCTGTCCAGCATCCAGCCGCAAAGCAAGCAGTTACAGCAGTTGATTCAGTGATATTTCGTTTGATTTCTGTGTTGCGCAATTATCCAGCAGCTCGTTTATTCCTAGCTGTTTACTTTGTTTTGCTGCACCTTTGGGTGTTCTTTATTGTACTCACATATACGCCAGAGGTTCACGACTATGCTGATAAGCTTCCCGGAGGCGCGGGTAGTGTCCTGAGCAAAACTTGA
- a CDS encoding hypothetical protein (NECATOR_CHRI.G952.T2) has product MAAKVPPSLKPIAHYIKIANENSSRDPVVYYWCLFYAVQTAMQLDKSSPEALHFLTSLLGTLEAIKKQLAGTEAITSEVVAQAHLEDFALKLFNFADAKEKSGQVDKSVVHAFYTAGHVMDVLSLFGEVDETFLNCKKYAKWKSTQIFACLKDGTPYTPSSQQDHASTGNVPPVEHVYPDPTSMSSSSSGSNQPLRPNEQNQPNRGYQSQQFQQPSQPQSNYGSAGLPSVPAADTTPSVERKPPLEAFNEARKFTKYALSAIDYEDTRAVVENLRKALALMERF; this is encoded by the exons ATGGCCGCGAAAGTACCGCCATCATTGAAACCAATAGCTCACTACATCAAAATAGCAAACGAAAACTCAAGTCGAGACCCAGTTGTCTATTACTGGT GTCTCTTCTATGCCGTCCAAACAGCAATGCAGCTGGACAAGAGTTCACCTGAGGCTTTACATTTTCTCACAAGTTTGTTGGGTACTTTAGAAGCTATCAAGAAGCAATTGGCTGGCACTGAGGCTATCACAAGCGAA GTAGTTGCGCAAGCGCACCTGGAAGACTTCGCCCTTAAACTTTTCAACTTTGCGGATGCTAAAGAGAAAAGCGGCCAAGTGGATAAAAGCGTTGTACATGCATTCTACACGGCTGGGCATGTAATGGATGTTTTGTCATTATTTGGAGAA gTTGATGAGACTTTCTTAAACTGTAAGAAATATGCGAAGTGGAAGAGTACGCAGATTTTCGCATGTCTCAAAGATGGGACGCCGTATACGCCATCCAGCCAGCAAGATCATG CTTCAACAGGAAACGTACCGCCTGTGGAACATGTCTATCCTGACCCAACGTCAATGTCTTCTTCGTCAAGTGGAAGCAATCAACCACTCCGTCcaaatgaacaaaatcaacCCAATAGAGGTTATCAGTCTCAGCAATTCCAACAACCTTCACAGCCGCAATCCAACTATGGATCAGCCGGTTTGCCAAGTGTGCCGGCAGCAG atACCACACCTAGTGTTGAACGCAAACCTCCGTTGGAAGCTTTCAATGAGGCTCGGAAATTTACCAAATATGCACTCAGCGCCATTGACTATGAGGATACACGTGCAGTTGTGGAGAACCTACGTAAGGCATTAGCGCTCATGGAGCGCTTCTAA
- a CDS encoding hypothetical protein (NECATOR_CHRI.G952.T1) — protein MAAKVPPSLKPIAHYIKIANENSSRDPVVYYWCLFYAVQTAMQLDKSSPEALHFLTSLLGTLEAIKKQLAGTEAITSEVVAQAHLEDFALKLFNFADAKEKSGQVDKSVVHAFYTAGHVMDVLSLFGEVDETFLNCKKYAKWKSTQIFACLKDGTPYTPSSQQDHEDTPQAGVTASTGNVPPVEHVYPDPTSMSSSSSGSNQPLRPNEQNQPNRGYQSQQFQQPSQPQSNYGSAGLPSVPAADTTPSVERKPPLEAFNEARKFTKYALSAIDYEDTRAVVENLRKALALMERF, from the exons ATGGCCGCGAAAGTACCGCCATCATTGAAACCAATAGCTCACTACATCAAAATAGCAAACGAAAACTCAAGTCGAGACCCAGTTGTCTATTACTGGT GTCTCTTCTATGCCGTCCAAACAGCAATGCAGCTGGACAAGAGTTCACCTGAGGCTTTACATTTTCTCACAAGTTTGTTGGGTACTTTAGAAGCTATCAAGAAGCAATTGGCTGGCACTGAGGCTATCACAAGCGAA GTAGTTGCGCAAGCGCACCTGGAAGACTTCGCCCTTAAACTTTTCAACTTTGCGGATGCTAAAGAGAAAAGCGGCCAAGTGGATAAAAGCGTTGTACATGCATTCTACACGGCTGGGCATGTAATGGATGTTTTGTCATTATTTGGAGAA gTTGATGAGACTTTCTTAAACTGTAAGAAATATGCGAAGTGGAAGAGTACGCAGATTTTCGCATGTCTCAAAGATGGGACGCCGTATACGCCATCCAGCCAGCAAGATCATG aagacaCTCCTCAAGCTGGTGTTACAGCTTCAACAGGAAACGTACCGCCTGTGGAACATGTCTATCCTGACCCAACGTCAATGTCTTCTTCGTCAAGTGGAAGCAATCAACCACTCCGTCcaaatgaacaaaatcaacCCAATAGAGGTTATCAGTCTCAGCAATTCCAACAACCTTCACAGCCGCAATCCAACTATGGATCAGCCGGTTTGCCAAGTGTGCCGGCAGCAG atACCACACCTAGTGTTGAACGCAAACCTCCGTTGGAAGCTTTCAATGAGGCTCGGAAATTTACCAAATATGCACTCAGCGCCATTGACTATGAGGATACACGTGCAGTTGTGGAGAACCTACGTAAGGCATTAGCGCTCATGGAGCGCTTCTAA